Proteins from a single region of Streptomyces spinoverrucosus:
- a CDS encoding DEAD/DEAH box helicase, with protein MTTTAASSSSSHHLSPAFPGRAPWGTASKLRAWQQGAMEKYIQEQPRDFLAVATPGAGKTTFALTLASWLLHHHVVQQVTVVAPTEHLKKQWAEAAARIGIKLDPEYSAGPLGKEYHGVAVTYAGVGVRPMLHRNRVEQRKTLVILDEIHHAGDSKSWGEACLEAFEPATRRLALTGTPFRSDTNPIPFVAYEEGADGIRRSAADYTYGYGSALADNVVRPVIFLSYSGNMRWRTKAGDEIEARLGEPMTKDAISQAWRTALDPRGDWMPAVLRAADQRLTEVRKAIPDAGALVIASDQDSARAYAKLIRDITGNKATLVLSDDAGASDRIDEFSHNTDRWMVAVRMVSEGVDVPRLAVGVYATTISTPLFFAQAVGRFVRSRRRGETASVFLPTVPDLLSFANEMERERDHVLDKPKKDGEEDPYAEEDKLLKESEQQKDEDTGEQDMLPFEALESDAVFDRVMYNGAEFGMQAHPGSEEEQDYLGIPGLLEPDQVQLLLQKRQARQIAHSRKKPDAEADLLEMPAERRPVVSHKELMELRRQLNNLVGAYVHQSGKPHGVIHTELRRVCGGPPSAEATAGQLRQRIAKVQEWATRMR; from the coding sequence GTGACTACCACCGCCGCTTCCTCCTCGTCCTCCCATCACCTCTCGCCCGCCTTCCCCGGCCGCGCCCCCTGGGGTACCGCCAGCAAGCTGCGCGCCTGGCAGCAGGGTGCGATGGAGAAGTACATCCAGGAGCAGCCGCGTGACTTCCTGGCGGTCGCCACGCCCGGCGCCGGCAAGACGACCTTCGCGCTGACGCTGGCGTCCTGGCTGCTGCACCACCACGTCGTGCAGCAGGTCACCGTGGTCGCGCCCACCGAGCATCTGAAGAAGCAGTGGGCGGAGGCGGCCGCGCGGATAGGGATCAAGCTCGATCCCGAGTACAGCGCGGGGCCGCTCGGCAAGGAGTACCACGGCGTCGCGGTGACGTACGCGGGCGTGGGCGTGCGGCCCATGCTGCACCGCAACCGCGTCGAGCAGCGCAAGACCCTCGTCATCCTCGACGAGATCCACCACGCCGGTGACTCCAAGTCCTGGGGCGAGGCGTGCCTGGAGGCCTTCGAGCCCGCGACCCGGCGGCTGGCCCTGACGGGTACGCCCTTCCGCTCCGACACCAACCCCATCCCCTTCGTGGCGTACGAGGAAGGGGCCGACGGCATCCGGCGGTCCGCCGCCGACTACACCTACGGCTACGGCTCCGCCCTCGCGGACAACGTCGTGCGGCCCGTCATCTTCCTCTCCTACAGCGGCAACATGCGCTGGCGCACCAAGGCCGGTGACGAGATCGAGGCACGGCTCGGCGAGCCGATGACCAAGGACGCGATCAGCCAGGCCTGGCGTACCGCGCTCGATCCGCGGGGCGACTGGATGCCGGCCGTGCTGCGCGCCGCCGACCAGCGGCTGACCGAGGTCAGGAAGGCGATTCCGGACGCCGGTGCCCTCGTCATCGCCTCCGACCAGGACTCGGCACGCGCGTACGCCAAGCTCATCCGGGACATCACGGGCAACAAGGCGACCCTCGTGCTCTCCGACGACGCCGGCGCGTCCGACCGGATCGACGAGTTCAGCCACAACACCGACCGGTGGATGGTCGCGGTGCGGATGGTGTCCGAGGGCGTCGACGTCCCGCGGCTCGCGGTCGGGGTGTACGCCACCACCATCTCGACGCCGCTGTTCTTCGCGCAGGCCGTCGGCCGCTTCGTACGGTCCCGGCGGCGCGGCGAGACGGCCTCCGTCTTCCTGCCCACGGTCCCCGACCTGCTCTCCTTCGCCAACGAGATGGAGCGCGAGCGCGACCACGTGCTCGACAAGCCGAAGAAGGACGGCGAGGAGGACCCGTACGCCGAGGAGGACAAGCTGCTCAAGGAGTCGGAACAGCAGAAGGACGAGGACACCGGCGAGCAGGACATGCTCCCCTTCGAGGCCCTCGAGTCCGACGCCGTCTTCGACCGGGTCATGTACAACGGCGCCGAGTTCGGCATGCAGGCACACCCGGGGAGCGAGGAGGAGCAGGACTACCTCGGCATTCCCGGGCTGCTGGAACCCGACCAGGTGCAACTGCTGCTCCAGAAGCGGCAGGCGCGGCAGATCGCGCACAGCCGCAAGAAGCCGGACGCCGAGGCCGACCTGCTCGAAATGCCCGCCGAGCGGCGGCCGGTGGTCAGCCACAAGGAACTGATGGAGCTGCGGCGGCAGCTGAACAACCTGGTCGGTGCGTACGTCCACCAGAGCGGCAAGCCGCACGGTGTCATCCACACCGAACTGCGACGGGTCTGCGGCGGGCCGCCGAGCGCGGAGGCGACGGCGGGGCAGTTGCGGCAGCGGATCGCCAAGGTGCAGGAGTGGGCTACGCGGATGCGGTGA
- a CDS encoding ABC transporter permease: protein MTTSSEQNRPPGEHDVRGHVYRDEGEVPGDQEPPPPPSRTGPRVRWQKLTFLPAFVVAVLLATWLWFRQADLDAISENALSGGRVSEALWQHVQLTAISTFFVLIIAIPLGILLTRRTFRKVTPVAMTFANMGQATPAIGLLALLVIWLGIGRRSALIGIIIYAILPVLSNTIAGLRANDPALLEAARGIGMSPTGVLTRVELPLAVPLILAGVRTALVLNVGTATLATFGGGGGLGTLITTGITSQRMPVLILGSILTVALALLVDWLASLAELLLRPRGLEVGT from the coding sequence GTGACCACCTCTTCGGAGCAGAACCGACCCCCGGGCGAGCACGACGTCAGAGGGCACGTCTACCGGGACGAGGGCGAGGTGCCCGGCGACCAGGAGCCGCCTCCCCCGCCGAGCCGGACGGGCCCCCGCGTCCGCTGGCAGAAGCTGACCTTCCTGCCGGCCTTCGTGGTGGCCGTGCTGCTGGCGACCTGGCTGTGGTTCCGGCAGGCCGACCTGGACGCGATCTCCGAGAACGCGCTGTCGGGCGGCCGGGTGTCCGAGGCGCTGTGGCAGCACGTCCAGCTGACCGCGATCTCCACGTTCTTCGTGCTGATCATCGCGATCCCGCTGGGCATCCTGCTGACCCGCAGGACGTTCCGGAAGGTGACCCCGGTGGCGATGACGTTCGCCAACATGGGCCAGGCGACCCCCGCGATCGGTCTGCTGGCGCTGCTGGTGATCTGGCTGGGCATCGGCCGCAGGTCGGCTCTGATCGGCATCATCATCTACGCCATCCTGCCGGTGCTGTCGAACACCATCGCCGGTCTCAGGGCGAACGACCCGGCGCTGCTGGAGGCCGCCCGGGGTATCGGCATGTCGCCGACGGGCGTCCTGACCCGGGTGGAGCTGCCGCTGGCGGTCCCGCTGATCCTGGCGGGCGTCCGTACGGCCCTGGTGCTGAACGTCGGTACGGCGACGCTGGCGACGTTCGGCGGTGGCGGCGGCCTGGGGACGCTGATCACCACCGGCATCACCAGTCAGCGGATGCCCGTGCTGATCCTGGGATCCATCCTCACGGTCGCCCTCGCCCTCCTGGTGGACTGGCTGGCCTCGCTGGCCGAACTGCTGCTGCGGCCGCGGGGGCTGGAGGTGGGGACATGA
- a CDS encoding Lrp/AsnC family transcriptional regulator gives MAIDQLDGRIIVLLAREPRIGVLEMSRRLGVARGTVQARLDRLQSNGVIRGFGPQVDPAALGYPVTAFATLQIRQGQGPDVRAHLATVPEVLELHTTTGSGDMLCRLVARSNADLQRVIDRVVGFDGIVRAATAIVMENPVPLRIIPLVEQAALQE, from the coding sequence GTGGCGATCGATCAACTGGACGGGCGGATCATCGTGCTGCTCGCGCGGGAGCCGCGTATCGGCGTGCTGGAGATGTCCCGTCGGCTCGGGGTCGCGCGGGGCACCGTGCAGGCCCGGCTGGACCGGCTTCAGTCGAACGGAGTCATCCGTGGGTTCGGCCCGCAGGTCGACCCGGCGGCCCTCGGCTATCCGGTCACCGCCTTCGCGACGCTGCAGATCAGGCAGGGGCAAGGGCCCGACGTCCGGGCCCACTTGGCGACCGTGCCGGAAGTGCTGGAGCTGCACACCACGACCGGCAGCGGGGACATGCTGTGCCGGCTGGTGGCTCGCTCGAACGCCGATCTTCAGCGTGTGATCGACCGGGTCGTCGGTTTTGATGGCATCGTGCGGGCTGCCACGGCGATCGTGATGGAGAACCCCGTTCCGCTGCGGATCATCCCGCTGGTGGAGCAGGCGGCACTTCAGGAGTGA
- a CDS encoding betaine/proline/choline family ABC transporter ATP-binding protein (Members of the family are the ATP-binding subunit of ABC transporters for substrates such as betaine, L-proline or other amino acids, choline, carnitine, etc. The substrate specificity is best determined from the substrate-binding subunit, rather than this subunit, as it interacts with the permease subunit and not with substrate directly.) translates to MSESHGAESHGASIELENLSKRYPGNPQPAVDGVTMEIKAGETVIFVGPSGCGKSTTLKMINRLIEPTGGRIRIDGADVTHIDPVKLRRKVGYAIQASGLFPHMTVAQNIALVPKMIGWSKSRIRDRVEEMLDLVGLDPGEFHGRYPRQLSGGQQQRVGVARALAADPPVLLMDEPFGAVDPITRDHLQDELIRLQHELHKTIVFVTHDFDEAIKLGDRIAVLRERSHIAQFDTPEAILTNPADDFVSGFVGAGAALKRLNLTRVRDVEITDYPTVTVDDPLQSIFNRLRSSGTNEILLLDKRGRPYKWLRRGDLMRAKGSLARAGTLVHDTVTRDATLRDALEAVLTDNTGRVAVTGRRGEYTGVVDMETLMNSVHELLEADRLEAIEHQHDLEETRSAQTHAEQEGHGGEPKA, encoded by the coding sequence GTGTCTGAGTCGCACGGCGCCGAGTCCCATGGCGCGAGCATCGAGCTGGAGAACCTCAGCAAGCGGTATCCGGGCAATCCGCAGCCCGCCGTCGACGGCGTCACGATGGAGATCAAGGCGGGCGAGACGGTGATCTTCGTCGGGCCGTCCGGGTGCGGCAAGTCGACGACCCTCAAGATGATCAACAGGTTGATCGAGCCGACCGGTGGCCGCATCCGGATCGACGGTGCCGACGTGACCCATATCGATCCGGTCAAGCTGCGCCGCAAGGTCGGCTACGCGATCCAGGCGTCCGGCCTGTTCCCCCACATGACGGTCGCCCAGAACATCGCGCTCGTACCGAAGATGATCGGTTGGTCGAAGTCGCGCATCCGTGACCGGGTCGAGGAGATGCTCGATCTCGTCGGGCTCGATCCGGGCGAGTTCCACGGCCGCTATCCGCGCCAGCTGTCCGGCGGGCAGCAGCAGCGGGTGGGCGTGGCGCGGGCGCTGGCCGCCGATCCGCCGGTGCTGCTGATGGACGAGCCGTTCGGCGCGGTGGACCCGATCACCCGGGACCACCTCCAGGACGAGCTGATCCGGCTCCAGCACGAGCTGCACAAGACGATCGTGTTCGTCACGCACGACTTCGACGAAGCGATCAAGCTGGGTGATCGGATCGCCGTACTGCGTGAGCGTTCGCACATCGCGCAGTTCGACACGCCGGAGGCGATCCTCACCAACCCGGCGGACGACTTCGTGTCCGGGTTCGTGGGCGCCGGGGCGGCGCTGAAGCGGCTGAACCTCACCCGCGTACGGGATGTGGAGATCACCGACTATCCGACGGTGACCGTGGACGACCCCCTGCAGTCCATCTTCAACCGGCTCCGCTCCAGCGGTACGAACGAGATCCTGCTGCTGGACAAGCGGGGCCGCCCGTACAAGTGGCTCAGGCGGGGCGACCTGATGCGGGCCAAGGGCTCGCTGGCGCGGGCCGGGACCCTGGTCCACGACACGGTGACCCGGGACGCCACCCTGCGCGACGCGCTGGAGGCCGTCCTCACGGACAACACCGGGCGGGTGGCGGTGACCGGGCGGCGCGGCGAGTACACCGGCGTCGTCGACATGGAGACGCTGATGAACTCGGTGCACGAGCTGCTGGAGGCCGACCGGCTCGAAGCCATCGAGCACCAGCACGACCTGGAGGAGACCAGGTCCGCTCAGACGCACGCGGAACAGGAGGGGCACGGAGGGGAGCCAAAGGCGTGA
- a CDS encoding glycine betaine ABC transporter substrate-binding protein: MRRLLCLTAALLLASGCGLTSGSPMVDDVRPGSIGQGEPLKGADLTVTSKEFTEQLILGAIMGIAFEAAGANVLDRTGIQGSVGSREAVKSGEADAVYEYTGTAWITYMGNSKPIPDPRQQWQAVRDADLKNGVTWLAPSSLNNTYALAMNQANFKKYGTRTLSDVAKLAKSDPGAVTLCVEGEFANREDGLPGMARAYGMNIPPSRITQMDTGIIYTQTAKGGCTFGEVFTTDGRIKSMNLVVMEDDRKFFPNYNAAPVINTKTLKEWPAITGILDPITKRLNNSVAQTLNAKVDVEGEDPHQVALDWLVREGFVKEG; this comes from the coding sequence ATGAGGCGGTTGCTGTGCCTGACCGCGGCGCTGCTGCTGGCCTCCGGCTGCGGGCTGACCAGCGGCTCCCCGATGGTCGACGATGTGCGGCCCGGGTCGATCGGGCAGGGCGAGCCGCTGAAGGGCGCCGATCTGACGGTCACGTCGAAGGAGTTCACCGAGCAGCTGATCCTGGGCGCGATCATGGGGATCGCCTTCGAGGCGGCGGGCGCGAACGTCCTGGACCGGACCGGCATCCAGGGGTCGGTGGGGTCGCGGGAGGCGGTCAAGAGCGGCGAGGCGGACGCCGTGTACGAGTACACGGGCACGGCCTGGATCACGTACATGGGCAACAGCAAGCCCATCCCCGACCCGCGGCAGCAGTGGCAGGCGGTACGCGACGCGGACCTGAAGAACGGCGTGACCTGGCTGGCGCCGTCGTCGCTGAACAACACCTACGCGCTGGCCATGAACCAGGCCAACTTCAAGAAGTACGGCACCAGGACCCTCTCGGACGTGGCCAAGCTGGCGAAGTCCGATCCCGGGGCCGTGACGCTGTGCGTCGAGGGCGAGTTCGCCAACCGGGAGGACGGGCTGCCGGGCATGGCGCGGGCGTACGGCATGAACATCCCGCCGTCCCGGATCACCCAGATGGACACCGGGATCATCTACACCCAGACGGCGAAGGGAGGTTGCACCTTCGGGGAGGTCTTCACCACCGACGGCCGCATCAAGTCCATGAACCTGGTGGTGATGGAGGACGACAGGAAGTTCTTCCCCAACTACAACGCCGCCCCCGTGATCAACACCAAGACCCTGAAGGAATGGCCGGCGATCACGGGGATCCTCGACCCGATCACGAAGAGGCTCAACAACTCCGTGGCCCAGACCCTCAACGCCAAGGTGGACGTGGAGGGGGAGGATCCGCACCAGGTGGCGCTGGACTGGCTGGTGCGGGAGGGGTTCGTGAAGGAGGGATAG
- a CDS encoding IclR family transcriptional regulator has translation MTAETSQTLDRGLRVLKLLADTDHGLTVTELSTKLGVNRTVVYRLLATLEQHALVRRDLGGRARVGLGVLGLGRQVHPLVREAALPALRSLAEDIGATAHLTLVDGAEALAVAVVEPTWTDYHVAYRAGFRHPLDRGAAGKAILAARQRPGSDPGYTLTQGELEAGACGAAAPLVGVTGVEGSVGVVMLADAVPERVGPRVVDAAREVAEALR, from the coding sequence GTGACCGCGGAGACCTCTCAGACGCTCGACCGGGGACTGCGCGTCCTCAAGCTGCTGGCCGACACGGACCACGGACTGACCGTCACAGAGCTGTCCACCAAGCTGGGCGTGAACAGGACCGTGGTGTACCGCCTGCTCGCCACGCTGGAGCAGCACGCGCTGGTACGCCGTGACCTGGGCGGCCGCGCCCGCGTCGGGCTGGGTGTGCTGGGACTCGGACGGCAGGTGCATCCGCTGGTACGGGAGGCCGCGCTGCCGGCGCTCAGGTCGCTGGCCGAGGACATCGGGGCGACGGCGCATCTGACGCTGGTGGACGGGGCGGAGGCGCTGGCCGTCGCCGTGGTCGAGCCGACCTGGACGGACTATCACGTGGCCTACCGGGCGGGCTTCCGCCACCCCCTGGACCGGGGCGCCGCCGGCAAGGCGATCCTGGCGGCCCGCCAACGCCCGGGCAGCGACCCCGGCTACACCCTCACCCAGGGCGAACTGGAGGCGGGCGCGTGCGGCGCCGCCGCCCCGCTGGTCGGCGTGACCGGAGTCGAGGGCAGCGTCGGCGTGGTGATGCTGGCGGACGCGGTCCCCGAACGGGTCGGCCCGAGGGTGGTGGACGCGGCCCGCGAGGTGGCGGAGGCGCTGCGCTGA
- a CDS encoding type II toxin-antitoxin system death-on-curing family toxin, which translates to MTCIYLSAEDVLAIAELAVDDQDVVVRDAGLLESAVHRPSASMFGQEAYTDLFDKAAALLQSLAINHPFVDGNKRTAWTSCVVFLALNEVQLRPDIDAAERLVIAVATGSLDEVKAISEALRELAE; encoded by the coding sequence GTGACCTGCATCTACCTGTCGGCCGAGGATGTCCTGGCCATCGCCGAGCTGGCCGTCGATGACCAGGATGTCGTCGTGCGTGATGCGGGCCTGCTGGAGTCGGCAGTGCATCGTCCTTCGGCTTCCATGTTCGGGCAGGAGGCCTACACCGACCTGTTCGACAAAGCGGCGGCGCTCCTGCAATCGCTGGCGATCAACCATCCCTTCGTCGACGGCAACAAGCGCACGGCGTGGACATCATGCGTGGTCTTTCTGGCGCTGAACGAGGTTCAGCTGCGGCCGGACATCGATGCCGCCGAGCGCCTGGTGATTGCGGTGGCCACGGGCAGCCTGGACGAAGTCAAGGCCATCTCCGAGGCGTTGCGGGAGCTCGCCGAGTAG
- a CDS encoding S16 family serine protease, translating to MLSRLTRLQALAVCALPVVGLIAAAGFAPLPFSVAQPGMTANVLGEDQDTPVITISGAPTRETSGQLRMTTIEATSPDTRVWLGDVIDGWLRTDKAVMPRDAVYPSGDTVKEIERHNEAQMRQSQDAATEAALTYLGLDDKGIKVDLELADVGGPSAGLLFSLGIIDKLEGDGSGGDLTGGRTIAGTGTIEADGTVGAVGGVALKTQAAHRDGATVFLVPSAECADAKSESPKGLRLIPVKTLKGAVQSLISLEKGTGSVPSC from the coding sequence GTGCTCTCTCGTCTCACACGCCTCCAGGCCCTCGCCGTCTGCGCACTGCCCGTCGTCGGTCTGATCGCCGCGGCCGGATTCGCGCCGTTGCCGTTCTCGGTGGCCCAGCCGGGGATGACGGCGAACGTGCTCGGTGAGGACCAGGACACGCCGGTGATCACCATCTCCGGTGCGCCGACCCGTGAGACCAGCGGGCAGCTGCGGATGACGACGATCGAGGCGACCAGCCCGGACACCCGCGTCTGGCTCGGCGATGTGATCGACGGCTGGTTGCGCACGGACAAGGCGGTCATGCCCCGCGACGCCGTCTACCCGAGCGGCGACACCGTCAAGGAGATCGAGCGGCACAACGAGGCCCAGATGCGCCAGTCCCAGGACGCGGCGACCGAGGCCGCGCTCACCTACCTCGGCCTCGACGACAAGGGCATCAAGGTCGACCTCGAACTCGCCGACGTCGGCGGCCCCAGCGCCGGGCTGCTCTTCTCCCTCGGCATCATCGACAAGCTCGAGGGCGACGGCAGCGGCGGCGACCTCACCGGCGGCCGCACCATCGCCGGCACCGGCACCATCGAGGCCGACGGCACGGTGGGCGCGGTCGGCGGCGTCGCCCTGAAGACCCAGGCCGCCCACCGCGACGGCGCGACCGTCTTCCTGGTCCCGAGCGCCGAGTGCGCCGACGCCAAGTCGGAATCCCCCAAGGGCCTGCGCCTGATCCCGGTCAAGACCCTGAAGGGCGCGGTCCAGTCCCTGATCTCCCTGGAGAAGGGAACGGGCTCGGTCCCCAGCTGCTAG
- a CDS encoding ABC transporter permease, translating into MNFWEYLGNRHQQLFTDAYQHASAVFQCMVVATLLGVLIGVATYRSEWAGNLATLATSTILTIPSLAMIGLLIPIVGLGVAPTVITLTLYGLLPIVRNSIVGLRGVDPTLVDAATGIGMSRMKRLVRVELPLAWPPILTGIRVSTQMLMGIAAIAAYASGPGLGNLIFRGIASLGSANALNQVLAGTLGIIILALLFDAAYVLIGRLTISRGIRV; encoded by the coding sequence GTGAACTTCTGGGAGTACCTCGGCAACCGCCACCAGCAGCTGTTCACCGACGCCTACCAGCACGCCAGCGCCGTCTTCCAGTGCATGGTCGTGGCGACCCTGCTCGGTGTGCTGATCGGCGTGGCCACCTACCGCTCCGAGTGGGCCGGGAACCTCGCGACCCTCGCCACCTCCACCATCCTGACCATTCCGTCGCTGGCCATGATCGGTCTGCTGATTCCGATCGTGGGGCTCGGTGTGGCGCCGACCGTGATCACTTTGACGCTGTACGGACTTCTGCCGATCGTTCGTAACTCGATCGTGGGGCTGCGGGGCGTCGACCCGACGCTGGTGGACGCGGCCACGGGCATCGGGATGTCCCGGATGAAGCGGCTGGTGCGGGTCGAGTTGCCGCTCGCCTGGCCGCCGATCCTGACCGGCATCCGGGTCTCGACACAGATGCTGATGGGCATCGCGGCCATCGCCGCGTACGCCTCCGGGCCCGGCCTCGGCAACCTGATCTTCCGCGGTATCGCTTCGCTGGGCAGCGCGAACGCGCTGAACCAGGTGCTCGCGGGCACGCTCGGGATCATCATCCTGGCCCTGCTGTTCGACGCCGCGTATGTGCTGATCGGGCGGCTGACCATTTCTAGGGGGATCCGTGTCTGA
- a CDS encoding ribbon-helix-helix protein, CopG family, producing the protein MAMNLRLRDDQTEALKLRAEEEGVSMHAILLRAVDDYLARTAHEALVRKAAKEQTVKWAELLERLK; encoded by the coding sequence ATGGCTATGAATCTGCGTCTTCGCGACGACCAGACGGAAGCTCTGAAGCTGCGGGCCGAAGAGGAGGGTGTCAGCATGCACGCCATACTGCTGAGGGCCGTGGACGACTACCTGGCCCGGACGGCGCACGAAGCGCTCGTCCGCAAGGCCGCCAAGGAGCAGACCGTCAAGTGGGCCGAACTGCTGGAGCGGCTCAAGTGA